One window from the genome of Garra rufa chromosome 1, GarRuf1.0, whole genome shotgun sequence encodes:
- the LOC141322930 gene encoding uncharacterized protein, whose product MEFIKEESEDFKIEEVFSLKQEDTEEQTDLMDLKEESEELNKMEDKYYYEEHDDFITGETSTSSQTKKSPSRKRAQENGTKKGFTCQECGKTFDQTRTLNGHMKIHTGEKPYLCQQCGKTFSKKEGLTVHTRTHTGERPYTCPHCGQGFIHKGNLNTHVRCHSGESPFTCQQCGKSFSRKDSFKNHMRIHTGEKPYICGQCGHSFRCKITLSKHMKMHLKENCLRCQQCGESFTDKKLLRNHVKSHIGENDCMCLHCGRTCTHKAVLEVHLRAHTGEKPFCCPQCGKSFTVKGNLRTHMRIHTGEKPFECLQCEKSFTYKRDLKLHWQTYGKKCSGLSQL is encoded by the exons atggagtttattaaagaggagagtgaagacttCAAGATTGAAGAAGTATTCAGTCtgaaacaagaagatactgaggaacaaacag ACCTGATGGatctgaaagaggagagtgaagaactGAATAAAATGGAGGATAAATATTACTATGAGGAACATGAcgatttcataactggagaaacTTCTACTTCCTCACAGACTAAAAAGTCTCCCTCACGAAAAAGAGCTCAAGAGAATGGAACTAAAAAGGGTTTCACTTGCCAAGAGTGTGGCAAGACATTTGACCAAACTCGAACCCTTAACggccacatgaaaattcacactggagagaagccttacctCTGCCAGCAGTGTGGAAAAACATTCTCTAAGAAAGAAGGCCTTACAGTCCACacgagaactcacactggagagaggccttacaCTTGCCCTCACTGTGGACAGGGTTTTATACATAAAGGAAACCTAAACACTCATGTGCGATGTCATTCTGGAGAGAGTccgttcacctgccaacagtgtggaaagagcttctcaCGCAAAGACAGCTTTAAGaatcacatgagaatccacacaggagagaaaccgtatATTTGTGGTCAGTGTGGACATAGTTTCAGATGTAAAATAACCCTTAGTAAACACATGAAGATGCATTTAAAAGAGAACTGTTTGAGATGTCAGCAGTGTGGAGAGAGTTTCACAGACAAGAAATTGCTTAGGAATCATGTCAAATCTCACATTGGGGAAAATGATTGCATGTGCCTCCACTGTGGAAGAACTTGCACACACAAAGCAGTCCTCGAGGTTCACCTGCGagctcacaccggagagaaacctttctgttgtcctcagtgtgggaagagtttcaccgTTAAAGGAAACCTTAGGACTCACATGaggattcatactggagagaaaccattcgaatgtcttcagtgtgagaagagtttcacatatAAAAGAGACCTGAAACTTCATTGGCAAACCTATGGAAAGAAATGCTCTGGCcttagccagctatga